From a region of the Halolamina sp. CBA1230 genome:
- a CDS encoding DUF2249 domain-containing protein, with amino-acid sequence MAETRLDVREIPPSDRHPKIHDAFDALEGGDELVIVNDHEPKPLFYEMQAEVEAFDADNYAVEQRGPEEYVARFPKQ; translated from the coding sequence ATGGCCGAAACCAGACTCGACGTCCGCGAGATCCCGCCGTCTGACCGCCACCCGAAGATCCACGACGCCTTCGACGCGCTGGAGGGCGGCGACGAACTGGTGATCGTCAACGACCACGAGCCCAAACCGCTGTTCTACGAGATGCAGGCCGAGGTCGAGGCGTTCGACGCCGACAACTACGCGGTCGAACAGCGCGGCCCCGAGGAGTACGTGGCGCGGTTCCCGAAGCAGTAG
- a CDS encoding helix-turn-helix domain-containing protein produces the protein MNSEPIAVEAPGLQDVLDALDDPDCRAILERLDSPMAAKELSEACDIPQSTTYRKLDLLSEASLIEERTEIREDGRHTARYVADFDEIEISRADDGALDLSISREESSPDERLSALWSEVRTET, from the coding sequence ATGAACTCTGAACCGATCGCCGTCGAGGCGCCGGGGCTCCAGGACGTGCTCGACGCGCTGGACGACCCGGACTGTCGGGCGATCCTCGAACGGCTGGACAGCCCGATGGCCGCGAAGGAGCTCTCGGAGGCATGTGACATCCCGCAGTCGACGACCTACCGGAAGCTGGACCTGCTCAGCGAGGCGTCGCTGATCGAGGAGCGCACGGAGATCCGCGAGGACGGCCGCCACACGGCGCGGTACGTCGCGGATTTCGACGAGATCGAGATCTCCCGTGCCGACGACGGCGCGCTCGACCTCTCGATCAGCCGCGAGGAGTCCTCGCCCGACGAGCGTCTCTCGGCGCTCTGGTCGGAGGTGCGCACGGAGACATGA
- a CDS encoding dCTP deaminase, with amino-acid sequence MSDLVDAVEGIVHEPTQVRDDGGLDLTVAEVHEISEPGRVDFGGGELEPAETEPHERVWRNEEDDYQWWQLDPGTYLLEYNESLSGEAVLQPRTEILERGGSHPTLRVSELPRVPLTVGGAGLYLKENARVSTLLPR; translated from the coding sequence ATGAGCGACCTCGTCGACGCGGTCGAGGGGATCGTTCACGAACCGACCCAGGTACGTGACGACGGTGGGCTCGATCTCACCGTCGCGGAGGTCCACGAGATCAGCGAGCCCGGCCGAGTCGACTTCGGGGGTGGCGAACTCGAACCCGCCGAGACCGAGCCCCACGAGCGAGTCTGGCGGAACGAGGAGGACGACTACCAGTGGTGGCAGCTCGATCCGGGGACGTACCTGCTCGAGTACAACGAGTCGCTCTCCGGCGAGGCGGTTCTCCAGCCCCGGACCGAGATCCTCGAGCGCGGCGGATCACACCCGACGCTTCGCGTCTCGGAGCTCCCCCGCGTTCCGCTGACCGTCGGCGGCGCAGGGCTGTACCTCAAGGAGAACGCGCGCGTCTCGACGCTCCTCCCTCGATAG
- a CDS encoding ABC transporter permease, with protein MSDAGPDDGRQSPPSGKTDDGRQSPPSGKTDGGVVEETGLRLPTGSAEGSALDQVATVARLEFALAIRNRWAFALAALFASLSILVVTLGGQGGVVRSDAVVVSLVELSALLLPLVALLFGYDAVVGSDESGWLGVLFALPVPRSRVVLGTYLGRLAVFVGAVVAGFGVGGLWLANAGGLTPAYLGLVGAAVLGGAAFLALSTLLSTLAAEKTHALGGALLLWVWVALVHDLVSVGLIAADVVGPDWLAAFVLANPATAFRVLALQSVPTVTGGMADVLVGSGVTTPVLVGSLVVWSVGPAWLAGRLVRRRSV; from the coding sequence ATGAGCGACGCGGGACCCGACGACGGCCGGCAGTCGCCGCCGTCCGGCAAGACCGACGACGGCCGACAGTCGCCGCCGTCCGGCAAGACCGACGGCGGGGTCGTTGAGGAAACCGGCCTCCGCCTGCCGACGGGGAGCGCGGAGGGCTCGGCGCTCGATCAGGTCGCCACCGTCGCCCGACTGGAGTTCGCGCTCGCGATCCGGAACCGCTGGGCGTTCGCGCTCGCGGCGCTGTTCGCTTCCCTCTCGATACTGGTGGTCACGCTCGGCGGCCAGGGCGGGGTGGTCCGTTCGGACGCAGTGGTCGTCAGCCTCGTCGAACTCTCGGCGTTGCTGCTCCCCCTGGTCGCGCTGCTGTTCGGCTACGACGCCGTCGTCGGCAGCGACGAGTCGGGCTGGCTGGGCGTGCTGTTCGCGCTCCCGGTGCCGCGGAGCCGCGTCGTCCTCGGCACCTACCTCGGCCGGCTGGCGGTGTTCGTCGGCGCGGTCGTGGCGGGGTTCGGCGTCGGCGGGCTCTGGCTCGCGAACGCGGGCGGGCTCACGCCCGCGTATCTCGGACTCGTGGGCGCGGCCGTGCTGGGCGGCGCGGCCTTTCTCGCGCTGTCGACCCTGCTGTCGACGCTCGCCGCGGAGAAGACCCACGCGCTCGGCGGCGCGTTGCTGCTGTGGGTCTGGGTCGCGCTGGTCCACGACCTCGTCTCGGTCGGCCTGATCGCCGCCGACGTGGTCGGCCCGGACTGGCTGGCCGCCTTCGTGCTCGCCAACCCCGCCACCGCGTTCCGCGTGCTCGCGCTCCAGTCGGTGCCGACGGTGACTGGCGGGATGGCGGACGTGCTGGTCGGCTCCGGCGTGACGACGCCGGTGCTGGTCGGTTCGCTGGTGGTCTGGAGTGTCGGGCCGGCGTGGCTGGCGGGTCGGCTCGTTCGACGGCGGAGCGTGTGA
- a CDS encoding ABC transporter ATP-binding protein, whose translation MHAITTTDLTKRYGDVVALDGVSLSIEPGTTYGLLGTNGAGKSTLFKLLVGHLTPDAGQVAVGGRDVTDAGHELREVVGYVPEHAGFPDALTGREVLGYHARLRGVAKAERPDRVAAALGTVGLGDAADRRVGGYSNGMNRRLALASALLDRPRLLLLDEPTAGLDPLGVAEFHRILDRLREESDLTVVITTHVLAEVETLCDDAAVLHDGELLFDGDVEELRELGDGDDLEAGFGTLVAEAGGSRGETVEVER comes from the coding sequence ATGCACGCGATAACGACGACTGATCTGACGAAACGCTACGGCGACGTGGTCGCCCTCGACGGCGTGAGCCTGTCGATCGAGCCGGGCACGACGTACGGCCTGCTGGGCACCAACGGCGCCGGCAAGTCCACGCTGTTCAAACTGCTCGTCGGCCACCTCACCCCCGACGCGGGGCAAGTGGCCGTCGGCGGCCGGGACGTGACCGACGCCGGCCACGAACTCCGCGAGGTGGTGGGGTACGTCCCCGAACACGCCGGCTTCCCGGACGCGCTCACGGGTCGGGAGGTGCTGGGCTACCACGCCCGCCTCCGCGGCGTGGCGAAAGCCGAACGCCCCGACCGCGTCGCGGCCGCGCTCGGCACCGTCGGGCTCGGCGATGCCGCGGACCGCCGCGTCGGCGGCTACTCCAACGGGATGAACCGCCGGCTCGCGCTGGCCTCGGCGCTGCTGGATCGACCCAGGCTGCTCTTGCTCGACGAGCCGACCGCCGGCCTCGACCCGCTGGGCGTCGCGGAGTTCCACCGCATCCTCGACCGCCTGCGCGAGGAGTCGGACCTGACCGTCGTCATCACGACCCACGTGCTCGCCGAGGTGGAGACGCTGTGTGACGACGCCGCGGTGCTCCACGACGGCGAACTGCTGTTCGACGGCGACGTCGAGGAACTGCGGGAGCTGGGCGACGGCGACGACCTCGAAGCCGGGTTCGGAACGCTGGTCGCGGAGGCGGGTGGCAGTCGCGGGGAGACCGTTGAGGTGGAGCGATGA